Proteins encoded together in one Impatiens glandulifera chromosome 1, dImpGla2.1, whole genome shotgun sequence window:
- the LOC124914133 gene encoding uncharacterized protein LOC124914133 isoform X2: MRFLKRQSWRISIHVRTKYLDLILKTSRSFQSWNWKSSPLSLKIKLALKLCPKKSCLSILRNFTFRHSSKKCLDFTRISNSITTFAQKKYISARTWNGLVVYSIMGVFSWIILVYLSKWKSLLNPIQMMLIEFIRNSLKETLNLLFDRFKLSYLL, from the exons ATGCGATTTCTTAAGCGGCAGTCATGGCGGATAAGCATCCATGTCCGAACCAAATACCTAGATCTCATATTGAAAACTTCTAGAAGTTTCCAATCATGGAATTGGAAATCTTCTCCATTATCACTCAAGATTAAACTCGCTCTTAAACTCTGCCCTAAGAAATCGTGTCTCTCCATTCTCCGCAACTTCACTTTCCGTCATTCATCCAAAAAATGCCTCGATTTCACCCGCATTAGCAATTCGATTACAACATTTGCTCAAAAG AAGTATATTTCAGCAAGAACATGGAATGGTTTGGTTGTTTATTCGATAATGGGTGTATTTAGTTGGATCATTCTTGTTTATTTGAGCAAATGGAAATCATTATTGAATCCAATTCAG ATGATGTTGATTGAGTTTATTCGGAATTCTTTGAAGGAGACATTGAATCTATTGTTTGATAGGTTTAAGTTATCTTATTTGTTGTAA
- the LOC124914133 gene encoding uncharacterized protein LOC124914133 isoform X3 yields the protein MRFLKRQSWRISIHVRTKYLDLILKTSRSFQSWNWKSSPLSLKIKLALKLCPKKSCLSILRNFTFRHSSKKCLDFTRISNSITTFAQKYISARTWNGLVVYSIMGVFSWIILVYLSKWKSLLNPIQMMLIEFIRNSLKETLNLLFDRFKLSYLL from the exons ATGCGATTTCTTAAGCGGCAGTCATGGCGGATAAGCATCCATGTCCGAACCAAATACCTAGATCTCATATTGAAAACTTCTAGAAGTTTCCAATCATGGAATTGGAAATCTTCTCCATTATCACTCAAGATTAAACTCGCTCTTAAACTCTGCCCTAAGAAATCGTGTCTCTCCATTCTCCGCAACTTCACTTTCCGTCATTCATCCAAAAAATGCCTCGATTTCACCCGCATTAGCAATTCGATTACAACATTTGCTCAAAAG TATATTTCAGCAAGAACATGGAATGGTTTGGTTGTTTATTCGATAATGGGTGTATTTAGTTGGATCATTCTTGTTTATTTGAGCAAATGGAAATCATTATTGAATCCAATTCAG ATGATGTTGATTGAGTTTATTCGGAATTCTTTGAAGGAGACATTGAATCTATTGTTTGATAGGTTTAAGTTATCTTATTTGTTGTAA
- the LOC124914133 gene encoding uncharacterized protein LOC124914133 isoform X1 has translation MRFLKRQSWRISIHVRTKYLDLILKTSRSFQSWNWKSSPLSLKIKLALKLCPKKSCLSILRNFTFRHSSKKCLDFTRISNSITTFAQKERIWVGLILIGLLSLMFESNSYLIVIFRFMVYLYSVFVFKKYISARTWNGLVVYSIMGVFSWIILVYLSKWKSLLNPIQMMLIEFIRNSLKETLNLLFDRFKLSYLL, from the exons ATGCGATTTCTTAAGCGGCAGTCATGGCGGATAAGCATCCATGTCCGAACCAAATACCTAGATCTCATATTGAAAACTTCTAGAAGTTTCCAATCATGGAATTGGAAATCTTCTCCATTATCACTCAAGATTAAACTCGCTCTTAAACTCTGCCCTAAGAAATCGTGTCTCTCCATTCTCCGCAACTTCACTTTCCGTCATTCATCCAAAAAATGCCTCGATTTCACCCGCATTAGCAATTCGATTACAACATTTGCTCAAAAG GAACGCATATgggttggtttgattttgattggATTGTTGAGTTTGATGTTTGAATCGAACTCTTACTTGATTGTGATATTTAGATTCATGGTTTATTTATACTCTGTTTTCGTCTTCAAGAAGTATATTTCAGCAAGAACATGGAATGGTTTGGTTGTTTATTCGATAATGGGTGTATTTAGTTGGATCATTCTTGTTTATTTGAGCAAATGGAAATCATTATTGAATCCAATTCAG ATGATGTTGATTGAGTTTATTCGGAATTCTTTGAAGGAGACATTGAATCTATTGTTTGATAGGTTTAAGTTATCTTATTTGTTGTAA